A single region of the Paramicrobacterium fandaimingii genome encodes:
- a CDS encoding cell division protein CrgA translates to MARTKNKATAARAQQQQAQRSGDDAPNPVWFKPVMFGFMLIGLAWIIVFYLSQGLLPVAALGSWNILVGFGIAFIGFLMTTRWR, encoded by the coding sequence ATGGCACGCACGAAGAACAAGGCTACAGCGGCTCGCGCACAGCAGCAGCAGGCTCAGCGCAGCGGTGACGACGCACCGAACCCGGTGTGGTTCAAGCCGGTGATGTTCGGGTTCATGCTGATCGGGCTCGCCTGGATCATTGTGTTCTACCTCTCGCAGGGTCTCCTGCCCGTTGCCGCTCTCGGCTCGTGGAACATTTTGGTCGGCTTCGGCATCGCCTTCATCGGCTTTCTCATGACCACACGCTGGAGATAG
- a CDS encoding flavin reductase family protein, which translates to MGHEIVDVDASAPGRTVRERYRMLSGRAAKGVAVVTAVAARYDHATTVTDYLSVSYDPPTMLVSLYGLSRTVEAVEESGRWALSLLASDQRTIAQELGELGAPLRGLLARTPHWRREPGAPAIIEGSVAWFECRTTAVHTAATHQLVVGEVVAMGRSDDHGAQPLVYYRSEFGTTT; encoded by the coding sequence ATGGGCCACGAGATCGTCGACGTCGACGCATCTGCGCCGGGTCGCACGGTGCGAGAGCGATACCGGATGCTCTCGGGCCGTGCCGCGAAGGGTGTCGCCGTCGTGACGGCCGTCGCCGCGCGATACGACCACGCAACGACGGTCACCGACTACCTGTCGGTGTCATACGACCCGCCGACGATGCTCGTGAGCCTCTATGGGCTGTCGCGCACGGTCGAGGCTGTCGAGGAGTCTGGCCGGTGGGCTCTGAGTCTGCTCGCGAGCGATCAGCGCACGATCGCCCAGGAGCTCGGCGAACTCGGAGCGCCGCTGCGGGGCTTGCTTGCGCGAACGCCGCATTGGCGACGTGAGCCAGGAGCGCCCGCCATCATCGAGGGCAGCGTTGCCTGGTTCGAGTGCCGCACGACGGCCGTGCACACGGCGGCGACGCACCAGCTTGTCGTCGGAGAAGTGGTGGCAATGGGGCGCAGTGACGACCACGGTGCACAACCGCTCGTCTACTACCGTTCCGAATTCGGCACGACAACATAG